From one Malus sylvestris chromosome 1, drMalSylv7.2, whole genome shotgun sequence genomic stretch:
- the LOC126631090 gene encoding U-box domain-containing protein 28-like, whose amino-acid sequence MVRDDDLYVAVPSFFRCPISLDIMKSPVSLCTGVTYDRSSIQRWLDDGNNTCPATMQLLHTKDLLPNRNLHRLIQIWSDSFRLPPRNSTSSSPPSSPFQPPLPKDQIRHLIHRLDAYTEPSSSFDSLSKIAQFARESDDNRKILAERDGFIQVLVEFLGGSGNAEDKNIGALEQVVRILDLVKDKIQDREELSRWMLKKSGQDCLASLLLIAQHGSVDSRIASAGVLESISVNAEAKILIAEKEGLLPQLLKSTAPEKDPTVIEASLSCLIALSTPKRVKVRLVHLGAVKLLSKLLWDPNSTTATVEEALKLLETVSSVKEGRGKICEDGKCVSGIVQRLLKVSSAAAEHAVTILWSVCYLFKERAAQEAVGRANGLTKILLLMQSNCSPAVRQMCADLLKIFRVNSKSVISCYDTKTTHIMPF is encoded by the coding sequence ATGGTGAGGGACGACGACCTCTACGTCGCGGTGCCGAGCTTCTTCCGGTGTCCGATATCGCTCGACATCATGAAATCCCCTGTTAGCCTCTGCACCGGCGTCACCTACGACCGCTCCAGCATCCAGCGCTGGCTCGACGACGGCAACAACACCTGCCCCGCCACCATGCAACTCCTCCACACCAAAGACTTGCTCCCCAACCGCAACTTGCATCGCCTCATCCAGATCTGGTCTGACTCCTTCCGCCTCCCCCCGCGCAACTCCACCTCCTCCTCGCCACCCTCTTCACCCTTCCAACCACCACTGCCCAAGGACCAGATCCGCCACCTAATCCACCGCTTGGACGCCTATACCGAACCATCTTCCTCCTTCGATTCCCTTTCCAAGATTGCCCAGTTCGCAAGAGAGTCCGACGACAACCGCAAAATCCTCGCCGAAAGAGATGGTTTCATCCAAGTCCTCGTCGAGTTTCTCGGTGGCAGCGGCAATGCCGAAGACAAAAACATCGGCGCCCTCGAACAAGTTGTGAGAATCCTTGATCTGGTGAAGGACAAAATACAAGACCGGGAGGAGCTGTCGAGATGGATGCTAAAAAAGAGCGGTCAGGATTGCTTGGCTTCTCTGCTCCTTATTGCACAACATGGAAGTGTGGATTCTCGAATCGCATCGGCTGGGGTTTTGGAATCAATATCGGTAAACGCGGAAGCGAAGATCCTGATAGCCGAGAAAGAAGGGCTTTTACCCCAGCTGCTGAAGTCCACGGCTCCGGAAAAGGATCCGACGGTCATTGAAGCGAGTCTCTCTTGCTTGATCGCCCTGTCGACCCCGAAGCGAGTGAAGGTTAGATTGGTCCATTTAGGAGCAGTGAAGCTGCTGTCCAAGTTGCTGTGGGATCCGAATTCCACGACGGCGACGGTGGAGGAGGCGTTGAAGTTGCTGGAAACGGTGTCGTCGGTGAAAGAGGGGCGGGGAAAGATATGCGAGGACGGCAAGTGCGTGTCGGGGATCGTGCAGAGGCTGCTGAAGGTGTCGAGTGCGGCGGCGGAGCACGCGGTGACGATACTATGGAGCGTGTGCTATTTGTTTAAGGAGAGGGCAGCGCAAGAGGCGGTGGGGAGGGCGAATGGGTTGACCAAGATATTGCTGCTGATGCAAAGCAATTGCTCGCCGGCTGTTCGGCAAATGTGTGCCGATTTGCTCAAGATTTTTCGTGTGAATTCGAAATCGGTTATTTCTTGTTATGATACTAAGACCACTCATATCATGCCCTTCTGA